Proteins encoded within one genomic window of Bradyrhizobium sp. 186:
- a CDS encoding Hsp20/alpha crystallin family protein gives MQRKNPLDWMLSEALDSLTRAERMRQQFGRQEACWEPPIDVLETEHELLILVALPGVNPDNVETVIHDGVLVISGQRTLPPELRNARIHRLELPQGRFERRIQIPLGRYAISRFVMDGCVALRLAKS, from the coding sequence ATGCAACGCAAAAATCCCCTCGACTGGATGCTGTCCGAAGCCCTGGACTCGCTGACCCGCGCCGAACGGATGCGCCAGCAGTTCGGCCGCCAGGAAGCCTGCTGGGAACCCCCGATCGACGTGCTCGAAACCGAGCATGAGCTGTTGATCCTGGTCGCGCTTCCCGGCGTCAATCCCGACAATGTCGAGACGGTGATCCATGACGGCGTGCTCGTCATCTCCGGCCAGCGCACGCTGCCGCCGGAGCTTCGCAACGCCCGCATTCACCGGCTCGAGCTGCCGCAGGGCCGCTTCGAGCGGCGCATTCAGATCCCCCTTGGCCGCTACGCCATCAGCCGCTTCGTGATGGACGGCTGCGTCGCACTGCGCCTCGCCAAATCCTGA
- a CDS encoding DUF892 family protein — protein sequence MAKRAKKRTTKKSSARRARQAPKMLSDLFLATLKDIYFAENKIIRILPKMAKAAHSKDLAAAFNKHLRETQGHVKRLDQVFKMLGKPARGKPCEAINGITDEGAEIMKEFKNAPALDAGLLAAAQAVEHYEISRYGTLRTWAEELGMQDAARLLQATLDEEEATDHTLTELATSVINLEAEEEYRAAA from the coding sequence ATGGCCAAACGAGCGAAGAAACGCACAACCAAAAAATCGTCGGCGCGCCGCGCGCGTCAGGCACCGAAGATGCTGAGCGACCTGTTTCTGGCAACGCTGAAGGACATCTATTTCGCCGAGAACAAGATCATCAGGATCCTGCCGAAGATGGCCAAGGCCGCACATTCGAAAGACCTTGCCGCCGCCTTCAACAAGCATCTGCGCGAGACGCAGGGCCATGTCAAACGGCTGGACCAGGTCTTCAAGATGCTGGGCAAGCCGGCGCGCGGCAAGCCGTGCGAAGCGATCAACGGCATTACTGACGAAGGCGCCGAGATCATGAAGGAGTTCAAGAACGCCCCTGCCCTCGACGCCGGCCTGCTCGCTGCGGCGCAAGCCGTCGAGCACTACGAGATCTCCCGCTACGGCACGTTGCGCACCTGGGCAGAGGAGCTCGGCATGCAGGACGCAGCAAGGCTGCTGCAAGCGACGCTGGACGAGGAAGAGGCGACCGACCACACCCTGACCGAGCTCGCCACCTCCGTGATCAACCTCGAAGCGGAAGAGGAATACCGCGCCGCGGCCTAA
- a CDS encoding MarC family protein → MIDFALSAFVTLLLVVDPVGLAPAFLAATGGMPDKVKRTIALRAPLIAASILVVIAMIGNWLLRQLGIGIPAFQIAGGLLLFGVSYQMIFGDRPHREAREADKATSEHASDVAVFPLAIPMMAGPGAIATTLLLTGDAGYGARLAIIIAVVLAVCLLCMLCFASASLIARTLGRTGNAVLSRVLGMLLAAYSVQFVINGIAAVRASLS, encoded by the coding sequence ATGATCGACTTTGCCCTATCCGCCTTCGTGACGCTGCTGCTGGTGGTCGATCCCGTCGGCCTTGCGCCGGCTTTCCTCGCCGCGACCGGGGGCATGCCCGACAAGGTCAAGCGGACGATAGCGCTGCGCGCGCCGCTCATCGCAGCTTCGATCCTGGTGGTGATCGCGATGATCGGAAACTGGCTGTTGCGCCAGCTCGGGATCGGCATCCCCGCCTTCCAGATCGCCGGCGGGCTTCTCCTGTTCGGCGTGTCCTACCAGATGATCTTCGGCGACCGTCCGCACCGCGAGGCGCGGGAGGCCGACAAGGCGACCTCCGAGCATGCCTCCGACGTGGCGGTGTTTCCGCTGGCGATCCCGATGATGGCCGGTCCCGGCGCGATCGCGACCACACTGCTGCTGACGGGCGATGCCGGCTATGGGGCAAGGCTGGCGATCATCATCGCCGTCGTTCTCGCCGTCTGCCTGCTGTGCATGCTCTGCTTTGCCTCCGCGAGCCTGATCGCGCGTACCCTCGGGCGCACCGGCAATGCCGTGCTTTCGCGCGTTCTCGGCATGCTGCTCGCGGCCTATTCGGTGCAGTTCGTGATCAACGGCATCGCTGCCGTCCGGGCGAGCCTGTCGTAG
- a CDS encoding L-fuculose-phosphate aldolase gives MSMTADELDKGQAIIDACRRMNALGINQGTSGNISVRHKDGLLITPTSVPYDAMTPAQIVFMAMDGSHASNRKPSSEWRFHRDILKSRDDVNAVVHAHPTYSTILAIMGMDIPPVHYMIAAAGGDSIRCAPYATFGTAELSEHAVRALEGRLACLLDHHGMIAVGKTLDKAMWLAVEVETLARQYHGCLQIGKPPLLSSAEIERVRQRMSGYGLSEG, from the coding sequence ATGTCGATGACAGCGGACGAGCTCGACAAGGGACAGGCCATCATCGACGCTTGCCGCCGCATGAATGCGCTCGGCATCAACCAGGGCACCTCGGGCAATATCAGCGTTCGGCACAAGGACGGGCTCCTGATCACGCCGACCAGCGTGCCCTATGACGCCATGACGCCCGCGCAGATCGTGTTCATGGCGATGGACGGCTCGCATGCGTCCAATCGGAAACCGTCGAGCGAGTGGCGCTTCCACCGCGACATCCTGAAGTCGCGCGACGACGTCAATGCCGTCGTGCACGCCCATCCGACCTATTCGACCATTCTGGCGATCATGGGCATGGACATCCCGCCGGTGCATTACATGATCGCGGCAGCCGGCGGCGACAGCATCCGCTGCGCACCCTATGCCACCTTTGGAACAGCGGAGCTGTCCGAGCATGCGGTGCGGGCGCTGGAGGGGCGGCTCGCCTGCCTGCTCGACCATCACGGCATGATCGCGGTCGGCAAGACGCTGGACAAGGCGATGTGGCTCGCCGTCGAGGTCGAGACGCTGGCGCGGCAATATCACGGCTGCCTCCAGATCGGAAAACCTCCGTTGCTTTCGAGCGCCGAGATCGAGCGGGTCCGCCAGCGCATGTCCGGCTACGGCTTGTCGGAAGGATAG
- a CDS encoding chloride channel protein, with protein MLVRIRHIVDRKGSNRVMARLRALLRSNEFYLIPLALVIGTLAGAIVTLMAEIAQIAHVVIYGIPIDVRLSANARISPWAALIAPALGGLALGIMEWSRRRLKLSSAVDPIEANALRGGNLSMRDSVVVSSQTLISNGCGASVGLEAGYTQIGSGIASLLGKFFNLRRTDLRLIVGCGAAAAIAAAFGAPITGAFYACELIVGVYSVGSAAPILAASLAGALTAQWLGGAPYSLEIPKVSAVGVEQYLALIGLALVTSGVGIAVMRSSSTFERLFAWLPIWLRPVIGGLIVGGFAIVTPQVLAAGHGAMVLDLFHDMTIGLIAIIIALKLTACLISLASGFRGGLFFASLFVGSLIGKFFAAVLLLISPEFVIDPLVAMLTGMATLGVAIVGGPLTMSFLVLEMTRNVDVTAVVLAGCIVTSICVRFMFGHSFSTWRLHLRGETIRSANDVGWLRNLTVERLMRSDVGKVPSTTTIAAVRREFALGSRPGIVIVNNADEYVGLVLLPDLFSSDLDTIADDIQVIELARLTDIVLIPEMNVKSAMAVFDEAEAEMLAVVDSTDSRKVVGFLTETFARRRYVEEIDKATRGVLGALS; from the coding sequence GTGTTGGTGCGGATCAGACATATCGTCGATCGCAAGGGATCGAACCGCGTCATGGCTCGCCTGCGCGCGCTCTTGCGCAGCAACGAGTTCTACCTGATCCCGCTCGCGCTCGTGATCGGCACGCTGGCCGGTGCGATCGTAACGCTGATGGCCGAGATCGCGCAGATCGCTCACGTCGTGATTTACGGCATTCCCATCGACGTCCGCCTGTCTGCCAATGCGCGGATCAGTCCCTGGGCGGCGCTGATCGCGCCTGCGCTCGGCGGGTTGGCGCTCGGCATCATGGAATGGTCGCGGCGGCGACTGAAACTATCGAGTGCGGTCGACCCGATCGAGGCCAATGCACTGCGCGGCGGCAATCTGTCGATGCGCGACAGCGTGGTGGTGTCGAGCCAGACGCTGATCTCCAACGGCTGCGGCGCCTCGGTCGGCCTCGAGGCCGGCTATACCCAGATCGGCTCGGGCATCGCCTCGCTGCTCGGCAAGTTCTTCAATCTCCGCCGCACCGATCTTCGCCTGATCGTCGGCTGCGGCGCCGCTGCGGCGATCGCGGCGGCGTTCGGCGCGCCGATCACCGGCGCCTTCTACGCCTGCGAACTGATCGTCGGCGTCTATTCGGTCGGCAGCGCGGCGCCAATCCTGGCGGCCTCGCTCGCCGGCGCACTGACTGCGCAATGGCTCGGCGGCGCGCCATATTCCCTCGAAATACCGAAGGTCAGTGCTGTCGGCGTCGAGCAATATCTCGCGTTGATCGGGCTTGCACTGGTCACCAGCGGCGTCGGCATCGCGGTGATGCGGTCGTCTTCGACGTTCGAGCGCCTGTTCGCCTGGCTGCCGATCTGGCTGCGCCCGGTGATCGGCGGTCTCATCGTCGGCGGCTTTGCCATCGTCACACCGCAGGTCCTCGCAGCCGGCCACGGCGCCATGGTGCTCGATCTGTTTCACGACATGACGATCGGCCTGATCGCGATCATCATCGCCCTGAAGTTGACGGCCTGCCTGATCTCGCTCGCCTCGGGTTTCCGCGGCGGTCTGTTCTTCGCCTCGCTGTTCGTCGGCAGCCTGATCGGAAAATTCTTCGCCGCGGTCCTTTTGCTCATCAGCCCGGAATTCGTGATCGATCCGCTGGTCGCGATGCTGACGGGCATGGCGACGCTCGGCGTCGCCATCGTCGGCGGCCCCTTGACCATGTCGTTCCTCGTGCTCGAAATGACCCGCAATGTCGACGTCACCGCCGTGGTGCTCGCCGGTTGCATCGTCACCTCGATCTGCGTGCGCTTCATGTTCGGCCATTCTTTCTCGACCTGGCGCCTGCATCTGCGTGGCGAGACCATCCGCAGTGCCAACGACGTCGGCTGGCTGCGCAACCTCACCGTCGAGCGTCTGATGCGCTCCGATGTCGGCAAGGTGCCGTCGACCACGACGATCGCCGCCGTTCGGCGCGAATTCGCGCTGGGATCGCGGCCCGGAATCGTCATCGTCAACAACGCCGACGAATATGTCGGCCTCGTCCTGCTGCCAGACCTGTTCTCCAGCGACCTCGATACCATCGCCGATGACATCCAGGTGATCGAGCTCGCGCGCCTGACCGACATCGTGCTGATCCCGGAAATGAACGTGAAGTCGGCGATGGCGGTGTTCGACGAGGCGGAAGCCGAAATGCTGGCGGTGGTCGATTCCACCGACAGCCGCAAGGTGGTCGGCTTCCTCACCGAGACCTTCGCCCGCCGCCGCTATGTCGAGGAGATCGACAAGGCCACGCGCGGCGTGCTGGGCGCGTTGTCGTAA
- a CDS encoding MFS transporter: MDQASTLLASPVALSRHLPLLLYIASRSLSEFSYQVATVAVGWQIYALTGSVFYLGLAGLVQFIPSALLVFVAGHAADRYDRKRIAQLCELVQGLAAGYVGARLLADALTAPDLFIVLGVFGLAGAFESPASSALLPAVAPEAMLQRATALATGAWQVAAIGGPAVGGLAYAISPGAPFVLMAALSLIASALSGMIRAERVATSEHESLDGLFAGLHFVRSNPAILGTISLDLFAVLLGGATALLPIYAKDILQAGPWALGAMRAAPAIGALLMTAVIARHPIARRAGLRMFQAVIAFGLATIVFALSQTVWLSIAALVAMGAADTISVVVRVALVQLATPDAMRGRVGAVNFLFINASNQLGEFESGMAAALLGAMPAAALGGIGTIAIALLWIRLLPALREVDQLE; the protein is encoded by the coding sequence TTGGATCAAGCTTCCACACTTCTCGCTTCACCCGTCGCGCTGTCGCGACATCTTCCGCTGCTGCTCTACATCGCCTCGCGAAGCCTGTCGGAATTCTCCTATCAGGTCGCGACCGTGGCGGTGGGCTGGCAGATCTATGCACTGACCGGCAGCGTCTTCTATCTCGGCCTTGCGGGTCTCGTGCAGTTCATTCCGAGCGCCCTCCTCGTCTTCGTCGCCGGACACGCGGCCGACCGTTATGACCGCAAGCGCATCGCCCAGCTCTGCGAGCTCGTGCAGGGCCTCGCGGCGGGCTATGTTGGCGCGCGGCTGCTCGCCGATGCGCTCACCGCGCCTGACCTCTTCATCGTGCTCGGCGTGTTCGGGCTGGCCGGCGCCTTCGAGAGCCCGGCGTCGTCTGCGCTTCTGCCGGCCGTCGCGCCGGAAGCCATGCTGCAACGGGCGACCGCGTTGGCGACCGGCGCCTGGCAGGTCGCCGCCATCGGCGGCCCGGCCGTCGGCGGGCTCGCTTATGCAATCTCGCCCGGCGCGCCATTCGTGCTGATGGCGGCGCTGTCGCTGATCGCAAGTGCCTTGAGCGGCATGATTCGAGCCGAACGTGTTGCGACTTCCGAGCACGAAAGTCTGGACGGATTGTTCGCCGGCCTGCACTTCGTGCGCAGCAATCCCGCGATCCTCGGCACGATCTCGCTCGACCTGTTCGCGGTCCTGCTCGGCGGCGCCACCGCGCTGCTGCCGATCTATGCCAAGGACATCCTGCAGGCGGGACCCTGGGCGCTCGGGGCGATGCGGGCCGCGCCCGCGATCGGCGCGCTGCTGATGACCGCGGTGATCGCGCGACATCCGATCGCACGGCGCGCGGGACTTCGGATGTTCCAGGCGGTGATCGCCTTCGGGCTCGCGACCATTGTGTTCGCGCTATCGCAGACCGTGTGGCTTTCGATCGCCGCACTGGTGGCGATGGGCGCGGCCGACACCATCAGCGTCGTGGTCCGCGTCGCGCTGGTGCAGCTCGCGACGCCGGATGCGATGCGCGGCCGCGTCGGTGCCGTCAACTTCCTCTTCATCAACGCCTCCAACCAGCTCGGCGAATTCGAAAGCGGCATGGCCGCCGCCCTGCTCGGCGCGATGCCTGCGGCAGCGCTCGGCGGGATCGGTACGATCGCGATCGCACTGCTGTGGATAAGGCTGCTCCCGGCATTGCGCGAGGTGGACCAGTTGGAATGA
- a CDS encoding DUF2798 domain-containing protein, whose amino-acid sequence MIAVRKLPARYAPIVMPLVLSIVMTAVVSIISTLRSLGATPAFLATWPGAWGLSWLVAFPTLLVVLPMVRRVVARLVASPSQPGQ is encoded by the coding sequence ATGATTGCGGTTCGCAAACTGCCGGCGCGCTATGCGCCGATCGTCATGCCTTTGGTGCTTTCCATCGTCATGACGGCCGTGGTGTCGATCATTTCGACACTCAGGAGCCTCGGCGCAACGCCGGCGTTCCTCGCGACATGGCCGGGCGCCTGGGGGCTGTCATGGCTCGTCGCCTTTCCGACGCTGCTCGTGGTCCTGCCGATGGTCCGCCGGGTCGTGGCCCGCCTCGTCGCTTCCCCATCTCAACCAGGCCAATAG
- a CDS encoding DUF3830 family protein — MSKLVIRAGDFRFDARFEEQLAPKTVAAFRKALPFESHIIHVRWSGEGVWMPLGDLDFGVGYENHTSYPAPGQIILYPGGISETEILLAYGGVHFASKMGQLAGNHFITLTSGLENLATLGKSVLWKGALPIRFEEA; from the coding sequence ATGAGCAAACTCGTTATCCGCGCCGGTGATTTCCGCTTCGATGCCCGCTTCGAGGAGCAGCTTGCGCCCAAAACCGTTGCTGCGTTCCGCAAAGCGCTGCCGTTCGAAAGCCACATCATCCATGTGCGGTGGAGCGGCGAGGGCGTGTGGATGCCGCTCGGCGACCTCGATTTCGGCGTCGGCTACGAGAACCATACGAGCTATCCCGCGCCCGGCCAGATCATCCTCTATCCCGGCGGCATCAGCGAGACCGAGATCCTGCTGGCCTATGGCGGGGTGCATTTCGCCAGCAAGATGGGCCAGCTCGCCGGCAACCATTTCATCACGCTGACCTCGGGCCTGGAGAATCTCGCGACCCTCGGCAAGAGCGTGCTGTGGAAGGGCGCCCTCCCGATCCGCTTCGAGGAAGCCTGA
- the puuE gene encoding allantoinase PuuE encodes MTEPRYPRDLRGYGRNPPHPQWPGHARVAVQFVVNFEEGGENNILHGDRASEAFLSDVLGAQPWVGQRHANIESMFEYGSRAGFWRLWRMFTARNWPTTVFGVATALKRNPEIVAAMKEGGWDIASHSLKWIEHKDMTEAQERAEIAEAIRVHTEATGARPLGWYTGRSSINTNRLLMEEGGFLYLCDSYADDLPYWVKGAKGKQVIIPYTLDANDMRFINPQGFAEGEQFFTYLKDAFDVLYAEGETAPKMMSVGLHCRLAGRPGRAAGLIRFLDYIGKHERVWVPTRLQIAQHWHDKHADLAADAFEIG; translated from the coding sequence GTGACGGAGCCCCGCTACCCGCGCGATCTCCGCGGTTACGGCCGTAACCCGCCGCATCCGCAATGGCCGGGTCATGCGCGGGTCGCGGTGCAGTTCGTCGTCAATTTCGAGGAAGGCGGCGAGAACAACATTTTGCACGGCGACCGCGCTTCGGAGGCATTCCTGTCCGACGTGCTGGGCGCGCAGCCTTGGGTCGGCCAGCGCCATGCCAATATCGAGTCGATGTTCGAGTATGGTTCGCGCGCCGGCTTCTGGCGGCTGTGGCGGATGTTCACCGCGCGCAACTGGCCAACCACGGTGTTCGGCGTCGCCACCGCGCTGAAGCGTAATCCCGAAATCGTCGCCGCGATGAAGGAGGGTGGCTGGGATATCGCGAGCCACAGCCTGAAGTGGATCGAGCACAAGGACATGACCGAGGCGCAGGAGCGCGCCGAGATCGCGGAGGCTATCCGCGTCCACACCGAGGCCACCGGCGCGCGGCCGCTCGGCTGGTACACCGGACGATCCTCGATCAACACCAACCGTCTGCTGATGGAGGAGGGCGGCTTCCTCTATCTCTGCGATTCCTATGCCGACGATCTGCCCTATTGGGTCAAGGGCGCGAAGGGCAAGCAGGTCATCATTCCATACACGCTTGATGCCAACGACATGCGCTTCATCAATCCGCAAGGCTTTGCGGAAGGCGAGCAGTTCTTCACCTATCTGAAAGACGCGTTCGACGTGCTCTATGCCGAGGGCGAGACCGCGCCGAAGATGATGTCGGTGGGGCTGCACTGCCGTCTCGCCGGCCGGCCCGGCCGCGCCGCAGGCCTGATCCGCTTCCTCGATTATATCGGCAAGCACGAACGCGTCTGGGTGCCGACGCGGCTCCAGATTGCCCAGCATTGGCACGACAAGCACGCGGATCTTGCCGCCGACGCGTTCGAGATCGGGTGA
- the uraD gene encoding 2-oxo-4-hydroxy-4-carboxy-5-ureidoimidazoline decarboxylase, with protein MSQISLSDLNAASKADFVTALANVVEYSPWIAEQLAEQRPFAGVVQLHTALMAAIQSAEPEVQLALIRAHPDLANKTQRAAGLTAESTDEQNSAGLDRLSEAEYAAFERVNNAYRAKFGFPYIVCVRRHTKDSVLRDFETRLFNITKTETRRAIEEIGRISALRLDQLVVADDRLKVHGRLSTHVLDNHAGRPAPGIAIELVELASLGENRVIARAVTNADGRTDQPLIGGRPLPIGRYELKFSVAKYYAERNVPLSDPPFLDEIPLRFAISEPESHYHVPLLVTPWSYSTYRGS; from the coding sequence ATGTCGCAGATCTCGCTCTCCGATCTCAATGCCGCAAGCAAGGCCGATTTCGTCACCGCGCTCGCCAACGTCGTCGAATATTCGCCGTGGATCGCCGAGCAGCTTGCCGAACAGCGGCCGTTTGCCGGCGTTGTTCAGCTGCACACCGCGCTGATGGCGGCGATCCAGAGCGCTGAACCCGAGGTGCAGTTGGCGCTGATCCGGGCGCATCCCGATCTCGCCAACAAGACCCAGCGCGCGGCGGGCCTTACCGCGGAATCGACCGACGAGCAGAACAGCGCCGGCCTCGATCGGCTGTCGGAGGCCGAATACGCCGCGTTCGAGCGCGTCAACAATGCTTATCGCGCGAAATTTGGCTTCCCCTATATCGTCTGCGTGCGCCGTCACACCAAGGATTCCGTCCTGCGGGACTTCGAGACGCGGTTGTTCAACATCACCAAAACCGAGACGCGACGCGCGATCGAGGAGATCGGGCGGATCTCAGCGCTGCGGCTCGATCAGCTCGTCGTCGCCGACGACAGACTGAAGGTGCATGGCCGGCTGTCGACGCATGTGCTCGACAATCATGCCGGCAGGCCTGCGCCCGGCATCGCGATCGAGCTGGTCGAGCTCGCGAGCCTCGGCGAGAACCGCGTGATTGCGCGCGCCGTCACCAATGCCGATGGTCGCACCGACCAGCCGCTGATCGGCGGCCGTCCGCTGCCGATCGGCCGCTATGAGCTCAAATTCAGCGTTGCCAAATATTACGCCGAGCGCAACGTACCGCTGTCCGACCCGCCGTTTCTCGACGAGATCCCGTTACGCTTTGCGATCAGCGAGCCGGAAAGCCACTACCACGTCCCGCTCTTGGTCACGCCGTGGAGCTACTCGACCTATCGCGGCAGCTAG
- a CDS encoding molybdopterin cofactor-binding domain-containing protein, giving the protein MSFEINGKPFSQEPRAGQCLRTFLRELGHFGVKKGCDAGDCGACTVLLDGEPVHSCLIPAFRAEGRAVTTIEGLGGDSGTHPMQQAFLDAQGFQCGFCTAGMILTCASLNQAQRTDLGVALKGNICRCTGYRSIEDALLGKTNVEESVEAGAAFGRSLPAPAGPDVVRGQARYTFDTEIDGLLHIKLLRSPHAHAKIVAIDKSAALAVPDVHAVLTHEDAPSMLFSTARHENDWMDPEDTLILDNVVRFIGQKVAAVVAESEAAAEEACRRLKVEYEILPALIDPEQAMAPGAPVIHPDRTTANRVADAQRNLVAETHGEFGDVATALATSAVTFEGTFHSHRVQHAALETHGGLAWLDDSGVLNVRCSTQVPFLTRRALSDIFTLPMDKVRVFCERVGGGFGGKQEMFVEDILALAALKTGRPVKLELTREEQFIATSTRHPMRVHIKAGADANGKLTALQLDVLSNTGAYGNHAGPVMFHAVSESISVYNCPNKKVDGVAVYTNTVPAGAFRGYGLPQTLIAVEAAIDELAKQLGISPYDMRRRNIVKPGDPMLAPPPSEYHDVLYGSYGLDQCLDLVERAMQADNPQPDPSPEWLIGEGIALTMIDTVPPAGHIADAMIALRDDGGFDLTIGTAEFGNGTSTVHRQIAATTLATTVDRIFLRQSDTAHGGHDTGAYGSAGIFVAGKATHAAALRLATELKAAAAAAWLCDAGTCVLEGEAVVSGVRRMSFAELAKLARERGQPLAAAGNSGGTPRSVGFNVHGFRVAVNKGTGELRILKSVQAADAGVVANPMQCRGQVEGGVAQALGAALYEEMVIDADGRVTNPKFRDYHLPSLGDVPRTEVFFADTSDTIGPLGAKSMSESPYNPVAAALGNAIADATGIRFTAPPFKPDRLFPALYEKFGC; this is encoded by the coding sequence ATGAGCTTCGAGATCAACGGCAAGCCGTTTTCGCAAGAGCCGCGCGCGGGCCAGTGCCTGCGCACGTTCTTGCGCGAGCTTGGACATTTCGGCGTGAAGAAAGGCTGCGACGCCGGTGATTGCGGCGCCTGCACCGTGCTGCTCGACGGCGAGCCCGTGCATAGCTGCCTGATCCCCGCCTTCCGCGCCGAAGGCCGTGCCGTCACCACGATCGAAGGGCTCGGGGGCGACAGCGGCACGCATCCGATGCAGCAGGCCTTCCTCGACGCGCAAGGGTTCCAGTGCGGCTTCTGCACCGCCGGCATGATCCTGACCTGCGCCTCGCTGAACCAGGCCCAGCGCACGGATCTCGGCGTCGCGCTAAAAGGCAACATCTGCCGCTGCACCGGCTATCGTTCGATCGAGGATGCGCTCCTTGGCAAGACCAATGTCGAAGAGAGCGTGGAAGCCGGTGCCGCATTCGGCCGCAGCCTGCCGGCGCCTGCAGGCCCTGACGTCGTGCGCGGCCAGGCGCGCTATACTTTCGACACCGAAATCGACGGCCTGCTGCACATCAAGCTGCTCCGCTCGCCGCACGCGCATGCGAAAATCGTCGCGATCGACAAATCGGCGGCGCTGGCTGTCCCCGACGTGCACGCGGTGCTGACCCATGAAGACGCGCCGTCGATGCTGTTCTCCACCGCGCGGCACGAAAACGACTGGATGGACCCCGAGGACACCCTCATCCTCGACAACGTCGTCCGCTTCATCGGGCAGAAGGTTGCCGCGGTCGTTGCCGAGAGCGAAGCCGCCGCCGAAGAAGCCTGTCGGCGGCTGAAGGTCGAGTACGAGATCCTGCCCGCGCTGATCGATCCCGAGCAGGCGATGGCGCCGGGCGCGCCAGTCATTCATCCCGACCGGACCACTGCGAACCGCGTCGCCGACGCCCAGCGCAACCTCGTCGCGGAGACGCATGGTGAGTTCGGCGATGTCGCAACGGCACTCGCTACCTCTGCCGTCACCTTCGAGGGCACCTTCCACAGCCATCGTGTGCAGCATGCGGCGCTGGAGACCCATGGCGGCCTCGCCTGGCTCGATGATTCCGGCGTGCTCAACGTCCGCTGCTCGACCCAGGTGCCGTTCCTGACGCGGCGCGCGCTATCCGACATCTTCACGCTTCCCATGGACAAGGTCCGTGTGTTCTGCGAGCGCGTCGGCGGCGGTTTTGGCGGCAAGCAGGAGATGTTCGTCGAGGACATTTTGGCGCTCGCGGCGCTGAAGACCGGACGGCCGGTGAAGCTCGAGCTCACCCGCGAGGAGCAGTTCATCGCGACCTCGACGCGACACCCGATGCGGGTTCACATCAAGGCCGGCGCCGATGCAAACGGCAAGCTCACCGCGCTCCAGCTCGACGTGCTCTCCAACACCGGCGCTTATGGCAATCACGCCGGCCCCGTGATGTTTCACGCAGTGTCCGAATCCATCAGCGTCTACAACTGCCCGAACAAGAAGGTTGACGGCGTCGCCGTCTACACCAACACGGTGCCTGCCGGCGCGTTTCGCGGCTATGGCCTGCCGCAGACGCTGATCGCGGTGGAAGCTGCGATCGACGAGCTGGCGAAGCAGCTCGGCATCAGTCCCTACGACATGCGCCGCCGCAACATCGTCAAGCCCGGCGACCCGATGCTGGCGCCGCCCCCGTCCGAATATCACGACGTGCTCTACGGCTCCTACGGGCTCGACCAGTGCCTCGACCTCGTCGAACGTGCGATGCAGGCGGATAACCCGCAGCCTGACCCATCGCCGGAGTGGCTGATCGGCGAAGGTATTGCGCTGACCATGATCGACACGGTACCCCCGGCGGGTCACATCGCTGACGCGATGATCGCGCTGCGCGATGATGGAGGCTTCGATCTCACCATCGGCACCGCCGAATTCGGAAACGGCACCAGCACCGTGCATCGGCAGATCGCCGCGACAACGCTTGCGACTACCGTCGACAGGATCTTCCTGCGCCAGTCCGACACCGCCCATGGCGGCCACGACACCGGCGCCTATGGCAGCGCAGGCATCTTCGTTGCCGGCAAGGCGACCCACGCAGCGGCCCTGCGGCTTGCGACCGAACTGAAGGCTGCCGCCGCAGCCGCCTGGCTTTGCGACGCTGGGACTTGCGTGCTCGAGGGCGAAGCCGTCGTCAGCGGCGTGCGACGGATGTCGTTTGCGGAACTGGCGAAACTCGCGCGCGAACGCGGACAGCCGCTTGCGGCGGCCGGCAATTCCGGCGGCACGCCGCGCTCGGTCGGCTTCAACGTCCACGGCTTTCGCGTCGCCGTGAACAAGGGCACCGGCGAGCTCAGGATTCTCAAGAGCGTACAGGCGGCGGATGCGGGCGTCGTCGCCAACCCCATGCAGTGCCGCGGTCAGGTCGAGGGCGGCGTGGCCCAGGCGCTCGGTGCTGCGCTCTACGAGGAGATGGTGATCGACGCGGACGGCCGCGTCACCAACCCGAAATTCCGCGACTACCACCTGCCGTCCTTGGGCGACGTGCCGCGCACTGAAGTCTTCTTCGCCGACACGTCCGACACGATTGGACCGCTGGGCGCGAAGTCGATGAGCGAGAGCCCCTACAATCCGGTCGCCGCCGCACTCGGCAACGCGATCGCGGACGCTACCGGCATTCGTTTCACTGCGCCGCCCTTCAAGCCGGACCGGCTGTTTCCGGCGCTATACGAGAAGTTCGGATGCTAG